DNA from Acidobacteriota bacterium:
CCATCTCGACGCCGCCTGTAAATGACCATTCATGCTCCGGGCGGTACACTCCAGCATCTGAAAAGCGCGAACCGACGACGAAACGGATCACACCACGCCGGTAGTCATAGGCGCGCCCATTCCGGGAGTGTGCCGCGGCGTCGATCCGGTAACGCCCGGCGACGAGCGACAGCGAGGGCATCGTGAACCGGATTTGTCCGCGACCGGCGACGCGCGTCGAGAGCCACCCTTCGATCTCGGAGTTCGTGCCGTAGACGCAGGTTCCGTCGACGTGGAAGATCCCGATCCCGAAGACGCAGTCCTCGATGGCCTCGCGTGCCTCGATGTCGATCTCGATGGTGACGGGGGTCGGTCCTCCGAGGGCGACGAGCTGGCGGCCACGATCATCGACGAGCGAGACGCGGCGAAGGACAACCTCACCCGAACCCCATCGTTCCTCCTCGGTCAGCTCCTCGCTCGGTTCCTCTTCCTTCTCCTTCTCCTCGGAATCGGCGGGCTCGCCACCGGCGACGTGCTGGAGATAGTCGTCGACGACCCGGATCGGATCGCCGATTCGCGCGACGCGGCCGTGCTCGAGCCAGATCGCGCGATCGCAGAGCTTGCGGACGAGATCGAGCTGGTGGGTGACGAAGAGCATGGTGACGCCCTGACGGTGCATCTCCTGGAGCCGGGCGACGCACTTCTGGGAGAAATCTTCGTCGCCGACCGAGAGAACCTCGTCGACGAGCAGAATGTCGGGATCGACGTGAATTGCGACGGAGAAGCCGAGCCGGACGTACATGCCGGACGAATAGGTTCGAACCGGCTGGTCCAGGTACTCTCCGATTCCGGCGAACTCGACGATACGGTCGAACCGGTCGTCGATCTCCTTTCTCGAAAGACCGAGCATGATGCCGTTGATGTAGACATTCTCGCGGCCGCTGATCTCGGGATGGAACCCGGCGCCGAGCTCGATCAATGCGGAGACGCGGCCATCGACGACGATCTCGCCACGCGTCGGTTTGATGATCCCGGAGATCAGTTTCAGAAGGGTCGATTTTCCGGAGCCGTTCGGGCCGATGACGCCGAATGCCTCGCCCCGCTCGACGGAGAAATCGACGTCGGTGAGTGCGGCTCTCGACGTGGATGGCGTGAGCGACAGCTCACGGCCCAGAAGGGCGCTCTTGAGGGTGGCGAGCTGTGAGCGACGACCGTAGAGTCGATAGCGCTTCGAGACGTCGCGGACGTCGATGGCGGGTGACGAGCTCACACGGCCTCCGCGAGCGTGTCTCTCAGCCGGTCGAAGACGATCAATCCGATCGTGATCGAAGCGAGCGCGTAGAAGACCATCAGGACCCAGTCGGATGTCGGGGGGAATCTCGAGAAAAAGAAGATGTCCTGGAAAGCGAGGACGAACGGCGTCACCGGGTTGATTCGAAGGATCCTCGCAATGATGGGGGTGATGAATTCGGCCTCCAGCGAGTAGAGAATCGGCGTGAGGAAGAAACCGAGGTTGAGAAGGTTCGCGACGATGTCG
Protein-coding regions in this window:
- a CDS encoding ABC transporter ATP-binding protein, which encodes MSSSPAIDVRDVSKRYRLYGRRSQLATLKSALLGRELSLTPSTSRAALTDVDFSVERGEAFGVIGPNGSGKSTLLKLISGIIKPTRGEIVVDGRVSALIELGAGFHPEISGRENVYINGIMLGLSRKEIDDRFDRIVEFAGIGEYLDQPVRTYSSGMYVRLGFSVAIHVDPDILLVDEVLSVGDEDFSQKCVARLQEMHRQGVTMLFVTHQLDLVRKLCDRAIWLEHGRVARIGDPIRVVDDYLQHVAGGEPADSEEKEKEEEPSEELTEEERWGSGEVVLRRVSLVDDRGRQLVALGGPTPVTIEIDIEAREAIEDCVFGIGIFHVDGTCVYGTNSEIEGWLSTRVAGRGQIRFTMPSLSLVAGRYRIDAAAHSRNGRAYDYRRGVIRFVVGSRFSDAGVYRPEHEWSFTGGVEMENRYSGESRVPKPIAESIESAADPDVPDAPFRKRPRRRKPPEEKK